The proteins below come from a single Mangifera indica cultivar Alphonso chromosome 16, CATAS_Mindica_2.1, whole genome shotgun sequence genomic window:
- the LOC123198676 gene encoding pentatricopeptide repeat-containing protein At4g37170, which translates to MKRGKFRTLNTCNLFQPNKTTFFSYSSQSNLHNPFIQKSFFISNSNDSLITSLCNENKFKEAIDILCNQKRLKEAIHILHQINKPHASIYSTLIQFCRQNNALEEGKRVHAHIRASGFKPGVFISNRLLDMYAKCGSLVDAQKVFDAMSERDLCSYNTMISAYAKMGLLEQARKLFDEMPHRDNFSWTAMISGYVRYNQTVEALDLYRSMQRNENSVSNKFTVSSALAAVSALHCLRLGREIHGYIMRTGLDSDEVVWSALSDMYGKCGSINEARHIFDRMVDRDVISWTAMIGRYFEEGRKEEGFALFSELTKSRSRPNEFTFAGVLNACAVHAAEELGKQVHGYMTRIGFDPYSFAASALVHMYSKCGNVENARRVFNGIPKPDLVSWTSLIAGYAQNGMPEKALEYFELLLKSGTQLDHIVFVGVLTACTHAGLVDKGLEYFHSIKEKHGLTHTADHYACIVDLLAKSGRFREAEGIMSTMPMKPDKFLWAALLGGCRIHGNLELAKQAAEALFEIEPENPATYITMANIYATAGMWTEVSKIRKIMDDKGVVKKPGLSWIEVKREVHVFLVGDTSHPKSKEIHEFLGQLSRRMREEGYIPDTNFVLHDVEEEQKEQNLSYHSEKLAVAFGIIATLPGTTIKVYKNLRTCVDCHNAIKFISKIVKRKIIVRDSNRFHSFEDGNCSCGDYW; encoded by the coding sequence ATGAAACGAGGGAAGTTCAGAACTTTGAACACTTGTAATCTGTTTCAACCTAACAAAACTACtttcttttcttattcttcTCAATCTAATCTTCATAACCCTTTTATTCAAAAGTCTTTTTTCATATCCAACTCCAATGACAGTCTCATAACCAGCTTATGCAACgaaaacaaattcaaagaagCAATAGACATTTTATGCAACCAAAAACGCTTAAAAGAGGCAATTCATATACTCCATCAAATCAACAAGCCTCATGCTTCAATCTATTCCACTCTCATCCAATTTTGCCGCCAAAATAACGCTCTCGAAGAGGGCAAAAGAGTCCATGCACACATAAGAGCTTCCGGGTTTAAGCCCGGTGTCTTCATATCTAATCGTTTGCTAGATATGTATGCGAAATGTGGGAGTTTAGTTGATGCCCAGAAAGTTTTTGATGCCATGAGTGAAAGAGATCTGTGTTCGTATAACACTATGATATCTGCTTATGCAAAAATGGGGCTTCTCGAACAAGCAAGAAAATTGTTCGATGAAATGCCTCACAGAGACAATTTTTCTTGGACGGCGATGATTTCGGGTTATGTACGTTATAATCAGACAGTGGAGGCTTTAGATTTGTACAGAAGCatgcaaagaaatgaaaattcagTGTCCAATAAGTTTACAGTTTCTAGTGCTTTGGCAGCAGTGTCAGCTCTTCACTGCTTACGTTTAGGTAGAGAGATTCATGGTTATATTATGAGAACTGGGCTGGATTCAGATGAGGTAGTTTGGAGTGCTTTGTCTGATATGTATGGTAAATGTGGGAGTATAAATGAAGCAAGGCACATTTTTGATAGAATGGTGGATAGAGATGTAATTTCATGGACGGCTATGATTGGTAGATATTTTGAGGAAGGGAGGAAAGAAGAGGGGTTTGCTTTGTTTTCTGAGTTGACAAAATCAAGGAGTAGGCCTAATGAATTTACTTTTGCTGGGGTTCTGAATGCGTGTGCTGTTCATGCAGCAGAGGAGCTCGGTAAACAAGTTCATGGGTATATGACGAGAATAGGATTTGATCCTTACAGTTTTGCAGCTAGTGCGCTTGTTCATATGTATTCTAAATGTGGGAATGTTGAAAATGCGAGAAGAGTATTTAATGGGATTCCTAAGCCAGATTTAGTTTCTTGGACTTCATTGATTGCTGGATATGCTCAAAATGGTATGCCTGAAAAGGCTTTGGAGTACTTTGAGTTGTTGCTTAAATCAGGCACTCAGCTTGATCATATTGTCTTTGTTGGGGTTCTTACAGCCTGCACTCATGCTGGGTTAGTTGATAAAGGGCTTGAGTATTTCCATTCAATAAAGGAGAAACATGGACTAACACATACTGCTGATCATTATGCTTGTATTGTTGATCTATTGGCTAAGTCTGGTCGGTTTAGGGAAGCAGAGGGCATCATGTCTACGATGCCAATGAAACCAGATAAGTTTTTGTGGGCTGCCTTGCTTGGTGGTTGCAGAATTCATGGGAACCTTGAACTAGCTAAACAAGCAGCTGAAGCATTATTTGAGATTGAGCCTGAGAATCCAGCCACTTACATTACCATGGCCAACATTTATGCCACTGCTGGCATGTGGACGGAAGTTTCAAAAATCAGAAAGATAATGGATGACAAAGGAGTTGTAAAGAAACCAGGTTTGAGTTGGATTGAGGTCAAGAGAGAGGTACATGTCTTCTTAGTGGGAGATACATCTCATCCAAAGTCCAAGGAAATTCATGAGTTCTTGGGCCAGCTTTCGAGAAGAATGAGGGAAGAAGGGTATATTCCTGATACCAATTTTGTGTTGCATGATGTGGAGGAGGAGCAGAAGGAGCAAAATCTCTCATACCACAGTGAGAAGCTTGCAGTTGCTTTTGGGATTATTGCTACACTCCCAGGAACAACAATCAAAGTATATAAGAATTTAAGAACTTGTGTAGATTGCCACAATGCCATCAAGTTTATCTCAAAGATTgtcaagagaaaaataattgtGAGGGATTCAAATCGGTTCCATAGTTTTGAGGATGGGAATTGCTCTTGTGGAGATTATTGGTGA
- the LOC123199185 gene encoding probable disease resistance protein At5g66900 — translation METDSGGKEAGMEAESGGREAEFIGGAFLGALFEDLLRGVAEGKEKDKNLRPHLEHVESALRNNARVIEHIEKCNKILDHPGSETQLLIDKMKGGGGLLRKCSTVKWNPIKNTRYANKLVKLDSLIDRLLQVDMPAQKTGDNKEILVGVTDQQRSLIACSSTGDIRGKFDQDGIIRPCSVPDPPEITPGLDVPLEELKRELLRDGKQVIVVSAPGGTGKTTLIKKLCKDQNVEEKFKDKIFFVSVSKPHDVKVIVRKIIQHLGKDVPEFQTDEHAINDLERLLKEMGSQPILLVLDDVWSESESMLHKFKSQLPNYKILVTSRSVFPKLGFVYKLKPLNEEAAETLFRYTTGGDSSIQDQKLVNKILGICKGSPLALTVVGRSLCGRPAAVWKSKVKEWQDTTIFPSNTDLLVCLQSSLDALNDKLKECYMDLGSFPEYHRIPVTTLIDMWVELYKRDEDDLCAILSDLSNVNLFDLVATSDESSHHDHFVVQHDLLRELIIYQSMLEPVEKMKRLFIEISGNNFPEWWLEKKSQPVNARLLSITTDDTFSSSWYDLEAPAVEVVVLNVRTKEYTMPNFMEKMKNLKVLIVTGCGFLPVELSDFQLLSSLPNLKRIRLERVSIPWFDMTTMQMKHLQKISLVLCNVGQVFSNSTFQISNAFPNLKELDIDYCNDLEALPDDMGNIISLKTLSITNCHKLPQLPDGSASW, via the exons ATGGAAACTGACAGTGGTGGGAAGGAAGCTGGGATGGAAGCCGAAAGTGGTGGAAGGGAAGCTGAATTTATTGGAGGAGCTTTTCTTGGAGCACTGTTTGAGGACCTACTAAGAGGTGTTGCAGAGGGCAAAGAGAAAGACAAAAATTTAAGGCCCCATTTGGAGCATGTGGAATCTGCTTTGCGAAATAATGCTAGGGTTATCGAACATATTGAGAAGTGCAATAAAATATTGGATCATCCAGGGAGTGAAACTCAATTGTTGATTGACAAAATGAAGGGAGGCGGGGGGCTTCTTCGCAAGTGCTCCACAGTGAAGTGGAATCCCATTAAAAACACTCGTTATGCTAATAAACTAGTGAAACTGGATAGCCTAATTGACAGGCTCCTTCAGGTTGATATGCCAGCTCAAAAGACAGGTGACAACAAAGAAATTCTTGTGGGTGTGACAGATCAACAAAGGTCTTTAATCGCATGTTCTAGTACTGGAGACATTCGTGGCAAGTTTGATCAAGATGGGATTATTAGACCTTGCTCAGTGCCTGATCCTCCGGAGATTACCCCTGGATTAGATGTACCTTTGGAGGAGTTAAAGAGGGAATTGTTAAGGGATGGCAAGCAAGTGATTGTTGTGTCAGCTCCTGGAGGAACTGGGAAGACTACATTGATTAAAAAACTTTGCAAAGACCAAAACGTTGAAG AAAAATTCAAGGACAAGATTTTCTTTGTCAGTGTTTCTAAACCACACGATGTGAAGGTCATCGTACGGAAAATAATCCAACATTTGGGTAAAGATGTACCTGAGTTTCAAACAGATGAGCATGCAATCAATGACTTGGAACGATTGTTGAAGGAAATGGGATCACAGCCCATATTGTTAGTCCTTGATGATGTCTGGTCTGAATCAGAATCCATGCTGCACAAGTTCAAGTCCCAATTGCCCAATTACAAGATTTTGGTGACTTCAAGATCTGTATTCCCAAAACTTggttttgtatataaattaaaaccaTTGAATGAAGAAGCTGCTGAAACACTTTTCCGTTATACAACAGGTGGAGACTCATCCATTCAAGATCAAAAGCTTGTCAATAAG ATATTGGGAATCTGTAAGGGATCTCCTCTCGCCCTTACTGTTGTTGGTAGATCACTCTGCGGGCGGCCTGCAGCGGTCTGGAAAAGTAAAGTCAAGGAATGGCAGGATACTACTATTTTCCCTTCTAACACTGATTTGCTTGTTTGTCTCCAAAGCAGCTTGGATGCCTTAAATGATAAGCTCAAGGAGTGTTACATGGACCTTGGTTCATTTCCTGAGTACCATAGAATTCCTGTCACCACCCTTATCGACATGTGGGTGGAATTGTATAAAAGGGATGAAGATGATCTTTGTGCCATCCTTAGTGATCTCTCCAATGTAAATCTGTTTGATCTAGTGGCGACAAG TGATGAAAGCTCCCACCACGATCACTTTGTTGTACAGCATGATCTTCTCAGAGAGCTAATTATATATCAAAGCATGTTGGAACCAgtagaaaagatgaaaagacTATTCATCGAGATAAGTGGAAACAATTTTCCTGAGTGGTGGTTGGAAAAGAAATCGCAACCAGTAAATGCGCGTCTCTTGTCGATAACCACAg ATGATACATTCTCATCTAGTTGGTATGATCTCGAAGCACCTGCAGTAGAAGTTGTGGTTCTAAATGTTCGAACAAAGGAGTACACCATGCCGAATTTTAtggagaagatgaaaaatttgaaGGTGTTGATAGTCACAGGTTGTGGATTCCTTCCTGTTGAATTAAGTGACTTTCAACTTCTCAGTTCTTTGCCCAATCTAAAGAGAATTAGATTGGAGCGAGTTTCAATTCCTTGGTTTGACATGACAACGATGCAAATGAAACATCTGCAGAAGATATCTTTGGTTTTATGCAATGTGGGTCAGGTTTTCAGTAATTCTACCTTCCAAATTTCAAATGCATTTCCAAATCTGAAGGAGTTGGACATTGATTATTGCAATGATCTTGAGGCACTGCCCGATGACATGGGTAATATCATCTCCCTAAAAACTCTCAGCATCACTAATTGTCATAAGCTGCCCCAACTGCCTGATGGATCGGCAAGCTGGTAA
- the LOC123199186 gene encoding LOW QUALITY PROTEIN: mitogen-activated protein kinase kinase kinase 5-like (The sequence of the model RefSeq protein was modified relative to this genomic sequence to represent the inferred CDS: inserted 1 base in 1 codon), which produces MFSCLVKRKKTGYLETRPTRKLQLDLNTIESSREKMFQHYYNFPQGNKVWSAPEMLRLDIPGLRSSAYFDYTAFSADNSPCQSPPSISPCRNPVSPTGTPSPMNSKLSRETASHVEVHPXPLPPGSPISSASTSIPHIPAKPEPFPMNSQWQKGKLIGRGTFGSVYVASNRETGALCAMKEVEIFPGDPKSAECIKQLEQEIKVLSQLKHPNIVQYYGSEIVEDKFYIYLEYVHPGSINKYVHEHCGAMTESVVRNFTRHILFGLAYLHSKKTIHRDIKGANLLVDALGIVKLADFGMAKLLTGQGALLSMKGSPYWMAPELIMSVMQKDGNSDLALAVDIWSLGCTIIEMFTGKPPWSEFEGAAAMFKAMKDIPTIPENLSAEGKDFLRCCFRRYPAERPTASMLLEHQFLKNSQHTDITSCSHPFIGMKLTDKPQTPREL; this is translated from the exons ATGTTCTCCTGCCTTGTTAAGAGGAAGAAGACTGGATATTTGGAGACGAGGCCAACAAGGAAGTTGCAGCTAGATCTGAATACAATTGAAAGCTCTAGAGAAAAGATGTTTCagcattattataattttcctcaGGGTAATAAAGTATGGTCTGCCCCAGAGATGCTGCGTTTAGATATTCCTGGCCTTCGTTCATCTGCATACTTTGATTACACTGCTTTTAGTGCTGATAATTCTCCTTGTCAAAGTCCTCCTAGTATAAGCCCATGTCGAAACCCTGTTAGCCCAACTGGGACTCCCTCACCGATGAATTCCAAATTGTCCCGTGAAACTGCTAGTCATGTTGAAGTCCATC TACCTCTTCCTCCAGGTTCACCCATTTCTTCAGCTTCAACTTCTATTCCACATATTCCAGCTAAACCTGAACCTTTTCCAATGAATAGTCAGTGGCAAAAGGGAAAGCTTATTGGACGGGGTACTTTTGGAAGTGTTTATGTTGCCAGCAATCG AGAAACCGGAGCTTTGTGTGCGATGAAAGAGGTTGAAATATTTCCCGGTGACCCAAAATCTGCTGAGTGTATAAAGCAACTGGAACAG GAAATCAAAGTTCTTAGCCAATTGAAGCACCCAAACATTGTGCAGTATTATGGTAGTGAAATA GTTGaagacaaattttatatatatctggAGTATGTTCATCCTGGTTCGATTAACAAATATGTCCATGAACATTGTGGAGCAATGACAGAGTCTGTTGTTCGCAATTTTACTCGTCATATTCTTTTTGGATTGGCTTACTTACATAGTAAAAAGACGATCCACAG ggACATCAAAGGAGCTAATCTACTTGTTGATGCGTTAGGAATTGTTAAGCTTGCTGACTTTGGAATGGCTAAACTT CTGACTGGACAAGGAGCCCTTCTTTCTATGAAGGGAAGCCCATACTGGATGGCTCCAGAG CTCATAATGTCGGTCATGCAGAAAGATGGCAACTCTGATCTTGCACTTGCTGTTGATATCTGGAGCTTGGGTTGTACTATAATTGAAATGTTTACTGGGAAACCTCCATGGAGTGAGTTTGAAGGG GCTGCAGCTATGTTTAAGGCTATGAAGGATATCCCAACCATACCTGAAAACTTATCAGCTGAGGGCAAGGATTTTTTGCGATGTTGCTTCCGGAGATATCCTGCAGAGAGGCCAACTGCCAGCATGTTACTAGAACACCAATTCTTGAAAAACTCACAACATACTGATATCACATCTTGCTCTCATCCGTTTATTGGGATGAAATTGACT GATAAACCCCAAACTCCCAGAGAATTGTGA